From Thermococcus sp.:
CGAAGGTCATCATGGAGACGCCGGCTATGTAACCGAGGTAGAGTGCTATCGCCGTAAGACCAGCCAGTATGCCCCCGGCGAGGATGAAGGGTACCCTCCTGCCAAGCCTTGAGCGGTAGATGTCGCTGTAGTAACCCATTATGGGCGGGACTATCAGGCCCATGAGTCCCTGAAGAGCGAGAACCGTTCCGATGACCGTTGGGGCCTCGGTATACCTTGCCTCAAGGAGCTTGAAGGTCAGTCCCTTGTTCAGCGCCCAGCCAGTGCTCATGCTGAAGCCCAGAAGGGCAAGACCCAGAATGACGCTCCATTTAAACTTCTTTTCACCGTTGGACACAGGAATCACCCCACTATATAGTCTATATGGCATAAGAGTTTGGGCGGGGAAGCTTTTAAGGGTTTTCAGACCATTTTTGGGCGGTAGGACAGATGACACCTATGGACAGTGAGAAAATTTTCATACTTGGCCACAGGGGCTTTAAGGGGAACATTGAAAACACCATTCCTGCCTTCAGGAGAGCTTTAAGATACGCCGACGGTGTGGAGTTCGACGTTAGGGTCACAGCAGATGGAAAACTCGTCGTCCACCACGATGAGGGCTTTCTCTCCAGAGGGAACTTTTACACCATCAACGGGCTGACTGTGCTGGAACTGAAGAGACTGCATCCAAGGGGCAGGCTTATCCCAAGGGTTGATGAGCTCTTCAGGGAGTTCAGGGGGGCTTTCTTCAACGCCGACGTCAAGGAGGCTGGAGCAATGGAAAAGTTGCTGAAAACAGCTGAGAGGCTGAAAACGCTGGAGAGGACTGTCTTCTCATCTGAAACCCCGGCCATAGTAAAAGCCCTCGCTAGAGAGTGCCCCGACTGCAGGGTGGGCTTTTCCATTGTGGGCTACTCCTCCCTCCGCTGGATAATCCATCTTAGGGGCCTCTACTCCCTCCACGTGCCTATTGATGCGGTTTCTTACATCGGCTACAACGCAGTGGTCTCGCTCATGAGAACCTTCAGGAAGAGGGGCCTTAGGATATACCTCTGGAACTACGAGATGGACGAGCTTTCGTGGGCTCCGAGGTTTCGCCCCTTCGTCGATGCCGTAATCTCCGACGACCCTTCGAGGTTAAGAAAAGTTTTTTACTGAGCTGGGGGAAGTTAAAACCGGTGGTTTGCATGGAAGGTAAGGTTCTCGTGCTGGGCCACAGGGGCTACTCGGCCAAATATCCGGAGAACACTATTCTGGCCTTCAAAAAGGCCATCGAGGCTGGAGCGGATGGGGTTGAGCTAGACGTCTGGCTGACGAAGGACGGGGAAGTCGTTGTAATCCACGACGAGACCGTTGACAGGACGAGCAACGGGAGCGGTAGGGTAAAGGATATGACGCTGGAGGAGCTCAAAGGGCTCGACTTCGGAAACGGAGAGAAGATACCGACGCTTGAGGAGGTCTTCGAGGCCCTACCGGAGGAGGCCATCATAAACGTCGAGATTAAGGATGTAGATGCCGTCGAGAGAACTGCTGAGATAGTAAGGGCTCACAACCCGGAGAGGGTCATAGTTTCCTCCTTCCACCTCGATGCCCTCGAAAAATACAGGAAGCTCGACCCGGAAACAAAGATAGGAATACTCATCAACCGCGAGGAGACGATAGCAAAACTGCCGGAGCTGATGCCCAGGATAAGGCCCTGGTCAATCAACGCGCCGATAGATGCTTTGGCCATCCTCGGCGTCGAGAAGACCGTTGGGGCACTTCAGATGGTCAAGAAAGCTGGCTTAAAGGTTCTCCTCTGGCCGCTCAACGAGGAGCTCTACTACCAGAACGACAACCTCGTCAGGCTCGGCGGGCTCTTCGACGGAGTTATGGCCAACGACGTCGAGAGGATGATAGACTACCTCCGCTCCCTGGGCTTAAGGTGAGACCGAGCCCCTTCTTAATTCTTGGTGGTGAAGATGGAGAGGTTAATACTCTCGCTCGACGAGGGGACGACTTCGGCAAGGGCAATACTCTTCGACAGGGAGAGCAACATACACGGCATCGGCCAGTACGAGTTCCCCCAGCACTATCCGAAACCCGGCTGGGTGGAGCACGACCCGGAGGAGATATGGGAAGCCCAGCTGAGGGCGATAAAGACGGCCATTGAGAGGGCAAAGATTGAGCCGGGTCAGATAGCGGCGATAGGGGTTACCAACCAGCGCGAGACGACGATAGTCTGGGACAGGAGCGGAAGACCGCTCTACAACGCGATAGTCTGGCAGTGCAGGAGAACGGCTGAAATGGTCGAAGAGATAAAGCGCGAATACGGAAGCCTCATCAAGGAGAAGACCGGCCTCGTGCCCGATGCATACTTTTCCGCGAGCAAACTCAAGTGGTTACTCGACAACGTGCCCGGTCTGAGGGAGAAAGCCGAGAGGGGCGAGGTTCTCTTCGGGACGGTGGATAGCTTTCTCATCTACCGCCTCACCGGTGAGCACGTAACCGACTACTCAAACGCTTCCAGAACCATGCTCTTCAACATCAAAAAGCTGGAGTGGGACGACGAGCTACTTGAGCTCTTCGACATTCCAGAGGGCGTTCTTCCTGAGGTAAAGGAGTCGAGCGAGGTCTACGGCTACACGAAGAGGGAACTCCTGGGTGCCGAAATCCCGGTCAGCGGAGACGCGGGAGACCAGCAGGCTGCACTCTTTGGGCAAGCCGCTTTCGAGGCCGGAATGGTGAAGGCCACCTATGGAACAGGGAGCTTCATCCTTGCAAACACCGGAAAGACCGTCCGCTACTCTGACAATCTGCTCACGACCATCGCGTGGGGCCTGAACGGGAGAGTCACCTACGCCCTTGAAGGAAGCATTTTCATAACGGGAGCGGCAGTCCAGTGGCTCAGGGACGGAATAAGGATAATCAAACACGCCTCAGAAACGGAGGAGCTCGCGAGGAAGCTGGAGAGCAACGAGGGGGTCTACTTCGTGCCGGCCTTTGTGGGCCTTGGAGCGCCTTACTGGGAT
This genomic window contains:
- a CDS encoding glycerophosphodiester phosphodiesterase family protein; its protein translation is MTPMDSEKIFILGHRGFKGNIENTIPAFRRALRYADGVEFDVRVTADGKLVVHHDEGFLSRGNFYTINGLTVLELKRLHPRGRLIPRVDELFREFRGAFFNADVKEAGAMEKLLKTAERLKTLERTVFSSETPAIVKALARECPDCRVGFSIVGYSSLRWIIHLRGLYSLHVPIDAVSYIGYNAVVSLMRTFRKRGLRIYLWNYEMDELSWAPRFRPFVDAVISDDPSRLRKVFY
- a CDS encoding glycerophosphodiester phosphodiesterase family protein, which encodes MEGKVLVLGHRGYSAKYPENTILAFKKAIEAGADGVELDVWLTKDGEVVVIHDETVDRTSNGSGRVKDMTLEELKGLDFGNGEKIPTLEEVFEALPEEAIINVEIKDVDAVERTAEIVRAHNPERVIVSSFHLDALEKYRKLDPETKIGILINREETIAKLPELMPRIRPWSINAPIDALAILGVEKTVGALQMVKKAGLKVLLWPLNEELYYQNDNLVRLGGLFDGVMANDVERMIDYLRSLGLR
- the glpK gene encoding glycerol kinase GlpK, coding for MERLILSLDEGTTSARAILFDRESNIHGIGQYEFPQHYPKPGWVEHDPEEIWEAQLRAIKTAIERAKIEPGQIAAIGVTNQRETTIVWDRSGRPLYNAIVWQCRRTAEMVEEIKREYGSLIKEKTGLVPDAYFSASKLKWLLDNVPGLREKAERGEVLFGTVDSFLIYRLTGEHVTDYSNASRTMLFNIKKLEWDDELLELFDIPEGVLPEVKESSEVYGYTKRELLGAEIPVSGDAGDQQAALFGQAAFEAGMVKATYGTGSFILANTGKTVRYSDNLLTTIAWGLNGRVTYALEGSIFITGAAVQWLRDGIRIIKHASETEELARKLESNEGVYFVPAFVGLGAPYWDQFARGLIIGITRGTGREHLARATLEAIAYLTRDVIEEMERLVGIKELRVDGGATANNFLMQFQADILNRKVIRPVVKETTALGAAYLAGLAVGYWTDVKEIEDLWRAERIFEPSMDGKTREKLYHGWKEAVKRAMGWAKVVGE